In one Hyphomicrobium sp. 99 genomic region, the following are encoded:
- a CDS encoding acyl-CoA dehydrogenase encodes MTYQAPVDDIVFSLKTVAALDEMDTSGLYPGLDADTVVAVIEEAGKFGAEVLAPLNAIGDRIGSKLSEGKVTTPPGFGAAYRQFVEGGWSALPCSDAYGGQGLPEIVATPVGEIWNAANVSFGLCPLLTQGAIHAIETGGSEELRAKFLPKMVAGHWTGTMNLTEPHAGSDLGPLSTRAEPQGNGTYRITGTKIFITYGEHDLAENIIHLVLARLPDAPPGTRGISLFLVPKYLVNDDGSLGDRNDVICAGVEHKLGIMASPTCMMKFGENGGATGYLVGEENRGLATMFVMMNAARLGVGAQGVGVAERATQHAVAYAKERRQGRSFPANGSGGMSPIIEHADIRRMLLTMKALTQAARMICYATAKELDIGHRGADEKTRKDALNRAALLTPLAKAFSTDIANEVASLGVQVHGGMGFVEETGAAQYLRDARILPIYEGTNGIQAIDLVTRKLTLDGGATATAFLAGLAGIIANVRAANRSDFGHMADRLGEALVNLQSATLWMAQMLPGHTEKALASATPYLRLMSLTAGGAYLAKGALTEPAGSPRVAIARFLAENLLTETKSLAEAVQHGADSVLVDAHGAVFA; translated from the coding sequence ATGACTTATCAGGCTCCAGTAGACGACATCGTCTTTTCACTTAAGACCGTGGCAGCTCTCGATGAAATGGACACCAGCGGGCTCTATCCGGGGCTTGACGCCGACACAGTCGTGGCCGTCATCGAAGAGGCGGGAAAGTTCGGCGCCGAGGTCCTAGCACCTTTGAACGCGATCGGCGACCGTATCGGCTCGAAATTATCTGAAGGAAAAGTGACAACCCCGCCTGGTTTCGGGGCTGCCTACCGGCAGTTCGTGGAAGGCGGATGGAGCGCGCTTCCTTGCTCAGACGCGTATGGCGGGCAAGGCCTCCCCGAAATTGTGGCGACGCCCGTCGGCGAGATCTGGAACGCGGCGAACGTATCGTTCGGGCTTTGTCCGCTCCTGACGCAAGGCGCCATTCACGCCATCGAGACGGGCGGCAGCGAGGAATTGAGGGCCAAATTCCTGCCCAAGATGGTGGCCGGTCATTGGACCGGCACGATGAATTTGACGGAGCCTCACGCCGGTTCCGATCTCGGACCCCTTTCGACACGCGCCGAACCGCAGGGAAATGGAACGTACCGCATCACCGGTACAAAGATCTTCATTACCTACGGCGAGCACGACCTGGCCGAAAACATCATTCATCTCGTGCTCGCACGCCTGCCGGATGCGCCGCCCGGCACGCGCGGCATCTCGCTCTTCTTGGTCCCCAAATATCTGGTGAATGACGACGGCTCGCTTGGCGATCGAAACGACGTCATTTGCGCCGGTGTTGAGCATAAGCTCGGCATCATGGCGAGCCCAACGTGCATGATGAAGTTCGGCGAGAACGGCGGCGCGACGGGCTATCTCGTCGGCGAAGAAAATCGCGGCCTCGCAACGATGTTCGTGATGATGAACGCGGCACGCCTCGGCGTCGGCGCTCAGGGCGTCGGCGTCGCCGAGCGCGCGACGCAGCACGCAGTCGCCTACGCGAAAGAACGCCGCCAAGGCAGAAGCTTCCCGGCGAACGGCTCAGGCGGCATGAGCCCGATCATCGAGCACGCCGACATCCGTCGCATGCTTTTGACGATGAAAGCGCTGACACAAGCCGCGCGCATGATCTGCTACGCGACGGCGAAAGAACTCGACATCGGTCATCGCGGTGCCGACGAGAAAACGCGCAAGGATGCGCTGAACCGCGCCGCGCTGTTGACGCCGCTCGCCAAGGCCTTCTCGACTGACATCGCAAACGAGGTCGCGTCGCTTGGCGTTCAAGTCCACGGCGGCATGGGCTTCGTCGAGGAAACGGGTGCCGCGCAATATCTCCGCGATGCGCGCATTCTGCCGATCTACGAAGGCACCAACGGCATCCAGGCAATCGACCTCGTGACGCGCAAACTGACCCTGGATGGCGGCGCGACGGCAACGGCATTCCTGGCTGGTCTTGCCGGGATCATTGCCAACGTTCGCGCGGCGAACCGCAGCGATTTCGGCCACATGGCCGACCGACTTGGAGAAGCCCTGGTCAACCTGCAATCGGCGACGCTGTGGATGGCGCAAATGCTGCCCGGACACACTGAAAAAGCACTCGCGTCGGCGACACCCTATCTGAGGCTAATGAGCCTGACGGCCGGAGGCGCTTACCTCGCGAAAGGCGCTTTGACCGAGCCTGCTGGATCGCCACGCGTTGCGATCGCGCGCTTTCTCGCGGAAAATCTTCTGACCGAAACGAAAAGCCTCGCAGAGGCCGTGCAGCACGGCGCCGACTCCGTACTTGTCGACGCCCACGGCGCGGTGTTCGCATGA
- a CDS encoding crotonase/enoyl-CoA hydratase family protein has protein sequence MTSEIAEVAVWRGDGVQVLRLARPEKKNALTGAMYRALSDAIEAGDADDSIAAHVITGSNGIFTAGNDIGDFLATSRGTGDLNKDVVRFIRLLPVVKKPLIAAVNGPAIGIGTTMLFHCDLVYAAPDATFATPFLDLGVTPEAASSLLMPQRIGYARAFAMLVLGDPMSADDAVAAGFVNAIIPAADLEKAALDAARRLAKKPPEALAVARRLLRGDTAEILKRTDEEVSAFRERLKSPEAIEAFTAFFEKRPPKFGKSV, from the coding sequence ATGACATCAGAAATCGCAGAGGTCGCCGTATGGCGGGGCGACGGCGTTCAGGTTCTCCGCCTAGCGCGGCCGGAGAAAAAGAATGCGCTGACGGGTGCCATGTATCGCGCGCTCTCTGACGCGATTGAAGCGGGCGATGCAGACGATTCGATCGCTGCGCACGTCATAACGGGCTCGAACGGTATCTTCACCGCCGGCAACGACATAGGGGATTTTCTTGCCACCTCGCGAGGCACCGGTGATCTAAACAAAGACGTGGTGCGCTTCATCCGGCTTCTACCCGTCGTCAAGAAGCCCCTGATCGCCGCCGTAAATGGCCCCGCGATCGGCATTGGGACGACGATGCTCTTCCATTGCGATCTCGTTTACGCGGCGCCGGACGCGACCTTCGCCACGCCCTTCTTGGATCTGGGCGTTACGCCTGAAGCCGCCTCGAGCCTGTTGATGCCGCAGCGCATAGGTTACGCCCGCGCTTTCGCGATGCTCGTGCTCGGCGATCCGATGTCCGCTGACGACGCGGTTGCAGCCGGATTTGTGAACGCGATCATTCCCGCGGCGGATCTCGAGAAGGCCGCGCTCGACGCGGCACGCCGCCTCGCGAAGAAACCGCCTGAAGCATTGGCCGTCGCACGCCGCCTGCTGCGCGGCGATACAGCTGAGATCTTGAAGCGGACCGATGAGGAGGTGTCGGCCTTCCGCGAGCGTCTGAAGTCGCCGGAAGCGATCGAAGCTTTTACGGCCTTTTTCGAGAAGCGGCCTCCGAAATTCGGCAAATCCGTCTAG
- a CDS encoding NAD(P)-dependent oxidoreductase has protein sequence MASLKGKTLFITGASRGIGLAIAKRAARDGANIAIAAKTAEPNPKLEGTIHSAAKEIEDAGGAALALECDIRNEDEVQRAVAQTVERFGGIDICVNNASALSLTSIEKTEMKRFDLMFAVNTRGTFLTSKTCLPYLKRAENPHILTLSPPLDMHSKWFSGHVAYSIAKYGMSLCVLGLSDELKKDGIAVNALWPRTTIATAAVQNILGGDKLMRMSRTPDIVADAAYLIFSQPAKTFSGHFLIDDTFLSEVGGVGDFENYRVDNSMPLAPDFFVPAESKPPPGVKIARLSELA, from the coding sequence ATGGCGTCACTCAAGGGCAAGACCCTCTTCATTACGGGCGCGAGCCGCGGCATAGGACTGGCAATCGCGAAGAGAGCGGCGAGGGATGGCGCCAACATCGCCATCGCCGCCAAAACGGCCGAACCAAATCCGAAGCTCGAAGGCACCATACATTCCGCAGCGAAGGAGATTGAGGACGCAGGCGGCGCCGCACTTGCCCTCGAATGCGATATCCGCAACGAGGATGAAGTTCAGCGCGCCGTAGCGCAAACGGTCGAACGCTTCGGCGGCATCGACATTTGCGTCAACAACGCCAGCGCGCTTTCTTTAACTTCCATCGAGAAGACGGAGATGAAGCGCTTTGATCTGATGTTTGCGGTCAATACGCGCGGCACTTTTCTCACGTCGAAGACCTGTTTGCCGTATCTGAAACGCGCCGAAAACCCGCACATTCTGACATTGTCGCCGCCTCTCGACATGCACTCCAAATGGTTTTCCGGGCACGTCGCCTATTCAATCGCAAAATACGGCATGAGCCTTTGCGTGCTCGGACTTTCCGACGAGCTAAAGAAGGACGGCATTGCCGTCAACGCGCTTTGGCCCCGGACAACGATCGCGACGGCGGCCGTGCAGAACATTCTAGGCGGCGACAAGCTCATGCGGATGAGCCGCACACCCGATATCGTCGCCGACGCGGCATATCTCATCTTCAGCCAGCCAGCGAAAACATTCTCAGGTCACTTCCTGATCGACGATACGTTCCTTTCGGAAGTCGGCGGCGTAGGGGATTTTGAAAACTACCGGGTCGATAATTCGATGCCCTTGGCACCTGATTTCTTCGTCCCCGCAGAAAGCAAACCGCCGCCAGGAGTTAAAATCGCACGGCTGTCGGAATTGGCGTGA
- a CDS encoding histone deacetylase family protein → MTTALITHHAFLNHDTGEHHPERPDRMRAIDEALSHESFALLDRREAPLREDDQTYIAMAHGADYVESLTAAVAHIEQGRKYIDGDTVASPGTWEAARRAVGASLDAVDIVMTGEAANVFCQVRPPGHHAESQRAMGFCFFNNVAIAAHYARERYGAERVAVVDFDVHHGNGTQEIFWSDKDLFYGSTHQMPLFPGTGALRETGVGNIFNAPLRAGDGRERFEEAFRSRILEPLHNFAPDVLLISAGFDAHQRDPLGSLNLVAQDFHWATESLSEVARRHGNGRVVSVLEGGYDLTGLAQSAAAHVKALIDAGH, encoded by the coding sequence ATGACGACAGCATTGATCACGCATCACGCCTTTCTCAATCACGACACCGGAGAACATCATCCTGAGCGGCCCGACCGGATGCGGGCCATCGACGAAGCGTTATCGCATGAGAGCTTCGCGCTTCTTGATCGCCGAGAGGCGCCTCTCCGCGAAGATGATCAGACCTATATCGCGATGGCGCACGGTGCGGACTACGTCGAGAGTCTGACCGCGGCGGTTGCGCATATTGAGCAAGGGCGCAAATACATCGACGGCGACACGGTGGCTTCACCCGGCACGTGGGAAGCCGCCCGCCGCGCCGTTGGCGCATCGCTCGACGCTGTCGATATCGTGATGACCGGCGAAGCGGCGAACGTCTTTTGCCAGGTTCGCCCGCCAGGACATCACGCGGAGAGCCAGCGGGCGATGGGCTTCTGCTTCTTCAACAACGTGGCGATTGCGGCCCACTATGCGCGGGAGCGGTACGGCGCTGAGCGCGTAGCCGTCGTCGATTTCGACGTCCACCACGGAAACGGTACACAAGAAATTTTCTGGTCCGATAAGGACCTTTTTTACGGCTCGACGCACCAGATGCCGCTCTTTCCCGGCACGGGCGCGTTGCGGGAAACGGGTGTCGGTAATATATTTAACGCGCCGCTGCGTGCAGGCGACGGACGCGAGCGGTTCGAAGAGGCGTTCAGAAGCCGAATCCTCGAGCCGTTGCACAATTTTGCCCCTGACGTGCTATTGATCTCGGCAGGTTTCGACGCGCACCAGAGAGATCCGCTCGGCTCGCTCAATCTTGTCGCACAAGACTTTCATTGGGCGACCGAATCCCTCTCTGAAGTAGCCCGGCGACACGGCAACGGGCGGGTCGTCTCCGTTCTCGAAGGTGGTTATGATCTCACGGGGCTTGCCCAATCCGCCGCGGCCCACGTAAAGGCGTTGATCGACGCGGGCCACTGA
- a CDS encoding exodeoxyribonuclease VII small subunit: protein MNTKAPEKNFADIKEMTFERALKELEAIVGKLERGDVELEESITIYERGEALRDHCDRLLKAAEAKVEKLTLGADGTPTGTTPLDKDGNAPF from the coding sequence ATGAATACAAAAGCACCGGAAAAGAACTTCGCCGACATCAAGGAGATGACATTCGAGCGCGCGCTGAAGGAGCTTGAGGCCATCGTCGGCAAGCTCGAGCGCGGCGATGTCGAGCTTGAGGAAAGCATCACGATCTACGAGCGCGGCGAAGCGCTTCGCGACCACTGCGATCGCCTGCTGAAGGCGGCAGAGGCAAAGGTCGAGAAGCTGACGCTCGGGGCCGACGGTACACCGACGGGTACCACCCCGCTGGACAAGGACGGCAACGCGCCGTTTTGA
- the dxs gene encoding 1-deoxy-D-xylulose-5-phosphate synthase, producing the protein MSQTPLLDRIQTPHDLRQLGEDQLPQLAAELRDETISAVSETGGHLGAGLGVIELTVALHWVFNTPDDRLIWDVGHQAYPHKILTGRRDRIRTLRQPGGLAGFTNREESPYDPFGAGHSSTSISAALGMAVARDLNQKSNNVIAVIGDGAMSAGMAYEAINNAGARDERLIVILNDNDMSIAPPTGALSAYLARVTSSGTYVHLRDYAKQLAKMLPKAWERRAARVEEYTRHLWQGGAWFEELGFYYVGPIDGHDLNQLLPVLKNVRDLQQGPILLHVVTKKGKGYAPAEAADDKYHGVNKFNVITGAQVKPKPNAPSYTKVFADSLIAEARKDKRIVAITAAMPSGTGLDHFGNEFPDRTFDVGIAEQHAVTFAAGLATEGYKPFAAIYSTFLQRAYDQVVHDVALQSLPVRFAIDRAGLVGADGATHAGSFDVTYLACLPNFVVMAAADEAELVHMVATQAQIDDRPSALRYPRGEGVGVELPEEGIPLEIGKGRIVRQGSKVALLSLGTRLAECLKAADQLAAAGLSTTVADARFAKPLDVAMIRDLAANHEVLVTVEEGSIGGFGSHVLQFLSDEGLLDRGLRVRAKVLPDVFMDHGKPEAMYEAARLNASGIVETVFSALGRADAVGERA; encoded by the coding sequence GTGAGCCAGACACCGTTACTTGATCGTATTCAGACCCCGCATGATCTACGCCAGTTGGGGGAAGATCAGTTGCCGCAGCTCGCAGCAGAGCTTCGCGACGAGACGATCAGTGCCGTCTCGGAAACCGGTGGCCATTTGGGCGCGGGCCTGGGCGTGATCGAGCTGACGGTCGCTCTGCATTGGGTGTTCAATACGCCGGACGACCGCTTGATCTGGGACGTAGGCCATCAGGCCTATCCGCACAAGATTTTGACGGGACGCCGCGACCGCATTCGCACCCTGCGCCAGCCGGGCGGCCTCGCGGGCTTCACGAACCGTGAAGAAAGTCCCTACGATCCGTTCGGCGCCGGACATTCCTCGACGTCGATTTCCGCAGCGCTCGGCATGGCCGTCGCACGGGATCTGAACCAGAAATCGAACAACGTCATTGCCGTCATCGGCGACGGCGCGATGAGCGCCGGAATGGCCTACGAGGCCATCAACAATGCCGGCGCACGCGACGAACGATTGATTGTCATTCTCAACGACAACGACATGTCAATTGCGCCGCCGACCGGCGCGCTCTCGGCCTACCTCGCGCGTGTAACGTCCAGCGGCACCTACGTGCATTTGCGCGATTACGCGAAGCAGTTGGCGAAGATGCTGCCGAAGGCGTGGGAACGCCGCGCGGCCCGCGTCGAAGAATATACGCGTCACCTTTGGCAGGGCGGCGCCTGGTTCGAGGAGCTGGGATTCTATTACGTCGGCCCGATCGACGGACATGACCTCAATCAGCTTCTGCCCGTCTTGAAAAACGTGCGCGATCTCCAGCAGGGCCCGATCCTGCTGCATGTCGTGACGAAGAAGGGCAAAGGCTACGCTCCGGCGGAGGCGGCTGACGACAAGTATCACGGCGTCAACAAGTTCAATGTCATCACCGGCGCGCAGGTCAAGCCCAAGCCCAATGCACCGAGCTACACGAAGGTATTCGCCGACAGTTTGATTGCGGAAGCCCGGAAGGACAAACGTATCGTCGCGATCACCGCAGCGATGCCGTCCGGCACGGGTCTCGATCACTTCGGCAACGAATTTCCCGATCGCACGTTCGATGTCGGTATCGCCGAGCAGCACGCCGTGACCTTCGCAGCAGGGCTCGCGACCGAGGGTTACAAGCCCTTCGCGGCGATCTACTCGACCTTCCTACAGCGCGCTTACGATCAGGTCGTTCACGACGTTGCACTCCAAAGCCTGCCGGTTCGCTTTGCGATCGATCGGGCCGGTCTCGTCGGCGCCGACGGCGCAACGCACGCAGGATCGTTCGACGTAACCTACCTCGCGTGCCTCCCGAACTTTGTCGTGATGGCCGCGGCCGACGAGGCCGAACTCGTCCACATGGTCGCGACGCAAGCGCAAATTGACGACCGGCCGAGTGCGCTCCGCTATCCGCGCGGAGAAGGCGTCGGCGTCGAGTTGCCCGAAGAGGGCATTCCGCTCGAAATCGGTAAGGGCCGCATCGTCCGTCAGGGATCGAAGGTCGCTCTTCTCTCACTCGGAACGCGGCTTGCCGAATGTCTGAAGGCTGCCGATCAACTCGCAGCCGCTGGGCTTTCGACGACGGTCGCCGACGCGCGTTTCGCAAAGCCTCTCGACGTCGCGATGATCCGCGATCTGGCCGCAAATCACGAGGTTCTGGTGACCGTCGAAGAAGGATCCATCGGCGGCTTCGGCAGCCACGTGTTGCAGTTCTTGTCCGACGAAGGCCTGCTCGATCGCGGCCTTCGCGTCCGCGCGAAAGTTCTGCCGGACGTTTTCATGGATCACGGCAAGCCTGAAGCCATGTACGAAGCCGCACGGCTCAACGCGTCCGGTATTGTCGAGACCGTTTTCTCGGCACTAGGCCGCGCCGATGCAGTGGGGGAGCGCGCCTGA
- a CDS encoding DoxX family protein: MNAIASLVGRVLLSAIFITAGINKISGYSGTQTYMESHGLPGGLLPVVIAFEVVVGLAVLLGIFSRWAGLLLAGFCLATAALFHFDFGDQAQATNFMKNLCMAGGFLLLFANGSGRYALRPD, from the coding sequence ATGAACGCGATTGCGAGCCTCGTCGGGCGAGTTCTTCTTTCGGCAATATTCATTACCGCAGGGATCAACAAGATCTCGGGTTATTCCGGTACGCAAACCTATATGGAATCCCACGGGCTACCCGGCGGGCTTCTGCCCGTCGTCATCGCATTCGAGGTTGTCGTCGGTCTCGCAGTTCTCCTCGGCATCTTCTCGCGCTGGGCGGGCCTACTGCTTGCGGGTTTCTGCCTTGCTACTGCGGCGCTCTTTCACTTCGACTTCGGCGATCAGGCTCAAGCAACGAACTTCATGAAGAACCTCTGCATGGCAGGGGGATTTCTGCTTCTTTTCGCGAACGGCTCCGGACGCTACGCGCTGAGGCCCGACTGA
- a CDS encoding DUF4399 domain-containing protein, whose product MKPAIFAAALVALMLPIAALADSGRTPSPAGAKVFIIEPKDGATVSSPVTIKFGIEGMEVAPAGSDTPHTGHHHLLIDAPLPALGEAIPKDENHVHYGKGQTEASVELKPGKHTLQLLLGDKNHIPHDPPVKSDVVTITVE is encoded by the coding sequence ATGAAACCTGCAATCTTCGCCGCGGCGCTCGTCGCGTTGATGCTGCCGATCGCGGCCTTGGCAGACAGCGGGCGCACGCCGTCTCCCGCGGGTGCGAAAGTCTTTATCATCGAGCCGAAGGACGGCGCGACCGTTTCGAGCCCGGTTACCATAAAATTCGGCATCGAAGGCATGGAGGTCGCTCCGGCGGGAAGCGATACGCCCCACACCGGCCATCATCATCTCTTGATCGATGCACCGCTCCCCGCCCTCGGCGAGGCGATCCCCAAGGACGAAAATCACGTTCACTACGGGAAAGGCCAGACGGAAGCGTCCGTGGAGCTTAAACCCGGGAAGCACACGCTGCAGCTCCTGCTCGGCGACAAGAACCACATTCCGCACGATCCGCCGGTGAAGTCCGACGTCGTGACGATCACCGTAGAATAA
- a CDS encoding TlyA family RNA methyltransferase, with protein MRLDQMLVTRGLAPSRARAQDLIKRGFVRVGGSVCDKPAQDVKGSLAIEISSEAPAYVSRGAEKLVAALAHFGFDPSNKVCLDVGASTGGFTEVLLEGGATRVYAVDVGTAQLHPRMKDDSRVVSLENFDARRLTRSEVPEPVAAITVDVSFISVTKLLAPALQLASPGAWMVVLVKPQFEVGRDNVGSGGIVRDEAARQGALQSVRAWIENQPAWTVVGDMPSPILGGSGNSEFLLGARRND; from the coding sequence ATGCGTTTGGATCAGATGCTCGTGACGCGCGGATTGGCGCCGTCGCGTGCCCGCGCCCAGGATCTGATCAAGCGCGGCTTCGTGCGGGTCGGCGGCAGCGTTTGCGATAAGCCGGCGCAGGATGTGAAAGGTTCTCTCGCTATCGAGATTTCTTCCGAAGCTCCCGCCTATGTTTCGCGCGGCGCAGAGAAACTTGTGGCCGCGCTCGCACACTTCGGCTTCGATCCTTCGAACAAAGTTTGCCTCGACGTCGGCGCTTCGACCGGTGGCTTCACGGAAGTTCTGCTCGAAGGCGGTGCCACCCGCGTCTATGCGGTCGATGTCGGCACCGCGCAGCTTCATCCGCGCATGAAAGATGATTCCCGCGTGGTCTCGCTCGAAAACTTCGACGCACGACGGCTGACGCGATCTGAAGTTCCTGAGCCCGTCGCGGCCATCACCGTCGATGTCAGCTTTATCTCCGTCACGAAACTGCTTGCTCCGGCACTACAACTCGCAAGCCCAGGTGCCTGGATGGTCGTGCTCGTGAAGCCGCAATTCGAAGTCGGACGAGACAACGTCGGCAGCGGGGGCATCGTGCGCGACGAGGCGGCGCGTCAGGGCGCACTGCAAAGCGTTCGCGCGTGGATCGAAAACCAGCCTGCGTGGACCGTCGTCGGCGACATGCCGTCGCCCATTCTCGGTGGCTCCGGCAATTCTGAATTCCTACTTGGAGCACGACGTAATGACTGA
- a CDS encoding class I SAM-dependent RNA methyltransferase — translation MTDARELLIRRIGAQGDGVADLDGEAVFVPFTLPGECVEAEVDGERARLLRVLEPSPERIAPVCKHFGKCGGCSVQHMASDTYAEWKRNLVVDAFRSRGLEPIVDPLQRTAGKRRRAVMKAVRTPEGVALGFYEAASHDLVAIEECPVLEPKIVAAFPAIGNLIAPLLSKRGEARVAITLTKSGLDIEITGTERQLTPEVRSVLAAKASDMQLARLIVGSELVVETLHPFLTFGSAEVVLPPGVFVQAVEEAEADIARRVVAAVGKAKAVADLFCGLGAFTFPLAARSRVSAFDGDKTAIAALSAAAKKTSGLKPITATVRDLFREPLSPLELNEHDAVVFDPPRAGAEAQSQRLVRSKVKTVVAVSCNPATLARDARHLVDAGYKIESVTPIDQFLYSAHVEVVAIFRR, via the coding sequence ATGACTGACGCGCGCGAACTCTTGATCCGCCGCATCGGCGCGCAAGGTGACGGAGTGGCCGACCTCGATGGTGAGGCCGTCTTCGTACCGTTTACGCTGCCAGGAGAGTGCGTCGAAGCGGAAGTCGACGGCGAACGCGCGCGCCTGCTGCGCGTGCTTGAGCCGAGCCCGGAGCGCATCGCTCCCGTCTGCAAGCATTTCGGCAAGTGCGGCGGCTGCAGCGTTCAGCATATGGCGTCCGATACCTACGCCGAATGGAAGCGGAATCTCGTCGTCGACGCGTTTCGCTCGCGCGGCCTCGAACCGATCGTCGATCCCCTGCAAAGAACCGCAGGCAAACGCCGCCGCGCTGTGATGAAAGCGGTGCGCACGCCCGAAGGCGTCGCGCTGGGTTTCTACGAAGCAGCGTCGCATGACCTCGTCGCAATTGAGGAATGCCCGGTTCTTGAGCCCAAGATCGTCGCGGCGTTCCCCGCCATCGGCAATCTGATCGCGCCGCTTCTTTCAAAACGCGGAGAAGCACGCGTCGCCATCACGCTGACGAAATCCGGCCTCGACATCGAAATCACCGGCACCGAGCGTCAATTGACGCCGGAAGTTAGAAGCGTGCTCGCGGCGAAGGCCAGCGATATGCAACTCGCGCGCCTCATCGTCGGGAGCGAGCTCGTTGTCGAGACGTTGCACCCGTTCCTGACGTTTGGCTCGGCGGAGGTCGTCTTGCCGCCCGGCGTGTTCGTGCAAGCGGTCGAAGAGGCGGAGGCGGACATCGCACGTCGCGTCGTCGCTGCCGTCGGCAAGGCCAAGGCCGTGGCGGACCTGTTCTGCGGCTTGGGCGCGTTCACGTTTCCACTCGCGGCGCGCTCGCGCGTCTCGGCGTTCGATGGAGACAAGACAGCCATCGCCGCGCTTTCAGCAGCCGCGAAAAAAACGTCCGGTCTGAAGCCGATCACCGCAACCGTTCGTGATCTCTTCCGCGAACCGTTGTCACCGCTGGAACTCAACGAGCACGACGCTGTCGTATTCGATCCGCCGCGCGCAGGAGCCGAGGCTCAGTCACAGAGATTGGTGAGATCGAAAGTCAAAACCGTCGTCGCCGTATCCTGCAATCCGGCAACGCTCGCACGCGACGCGCGTCATCTCGTCGATGCCGGATACAAAATCGAATCCGTGACGCCGATCGATCAGTTCCTCTATTCCGCGCACGTCGAGGTCGTCGCGATTTTCCGCCGCTAG
- a CDS encoding NAD-dependent deacylase: protein MARFRNIIVLTGAGLSAESGVPTFRDPDGTWSKYDLEDVATPEGFLRNPLLVNDFYNARRRAHRGIKPNAAHLALARLEAERGGVTVVTQNIDALHEAAGSKSLIHMHGELFKALCTFCSHRTIWRDDLRVDTACPFCGLPGGMRPDVVWFGEMPYEMGRINALLSEADLFVSIGTSGNVYPAAGFVAEAAASGAHTVELNLEPSEGASLFDEAVYGRATEIVPAFVDRILRNG from the coding sequence ATCGCGCGTTTTCGGAACATTATCGTTCTCACCGGCGCCGGACTTTCTGCGGAAAGCGGTGTTCCGACATTTCGCGATCCCGACGGCACCTGGTCGAAGTACGATTTAGAGGACGTCGCAACGCCTGAGGGCTTCCTGCGCAATCCGCTTCTCGTCAATGATTTCTATAATGCGCGGCGGCGTGCTCATCGTGGCATCAAACCCAATGCCGCGCATCTGGCGCTCGCCCGCCTCGAGGCTGAGCGCGGCGGCGTGACGGTCGTCACGCAGAACATCGACGCGCTGCATGAGGCGGCGGGTTCAAAGTCGCTGATTCACATGCACGGCGAGCTGTTTAAAGCGCTTTGTACGTTTTGCTCTCATCGCACGATTTGGCGAGACGATCTTCGCGTCGATACGGCTTGTCCGTTTTGCGGGTTGCCGGGCGGCATGCGGCCCGACGTCGTCTGGTTCGGCGAGATGCCCTACGAAATGGGGCGCATCAATGCTCTGCTTTCCGAGGCCGATTTGTTCGTCTCGATCGGCACAAGCGGGAATGTGTATCCGGCAGCCGGTTTCGTCGCCGAGGCAGCTGCGAGCGGGGCGCATACGGTCGAGCTCAATCTCGAACCTTCAGAGGGCGCGAGCCTGTTCGACGAAGCGGTCTATGGGCGCGCGACGGAAATCGTCCCGGCTTTCGTCGACCGCATTCTCCGCAACGGCTAG